One genomic segment of Primulina tabacum isolate GXHZ01 chromosome 9, ASM2559414v2, whole genome shotgun sequence includes these proteins:
- the LOC142555304 gene encoding LOW QUALITY PROTEIN: proline-rich receptor-like protein kinase PERK8 (The sequence of the model RefSeq protein was modified relative to this genomic sequence to represent the inferred CDS: deleted 1 base in 1 codon) translates to MSSSSPSPNSPIPGAPPPPPDLPPSPALANPPPPRSPPSVSPPPPDLSGASPPPARSAPPQLPDAIGPPPPDTSSSPPPQLNSSPPPTTISPPNPTPPTLVSPPTASPSPAASPPPPTLSPPTLPPPTASPPPSSPPPPTPSDPPISPPPPVINPPPIPESPPPEPPKNAPPPPTSIPAESSPRPPSTSPHQNSPPPPAPRTPESSPPPPARRPPGSSPPPPPHNSESPPIPPASPPSLNPPNVLSPPPVLLASPPPASTVSPSSFSPLPLTLEPPANPNTNNATGNTRNNLQSPSSGGIGTGGTVAIALVLSILFLGVFGTAACCVWKRKKKANGQNGGHVLPTTIDTSPEAGSNMLKVQTSASSNGAGSGISIVHSPNESGGFGNSRSWFTYEELVEATNGFSAQNLLGEGGFGSVYKGQLADGREVAVKQLKIGGRQGEREFKSEVEIISRIHHRHLVSLVGYCISEDRRLLVYEYVPNNTLQFHLHGRGRPVMNWATRVKIAVGAARGIAYLNEDCHPRIIHRDIKSSNILLDDSFEARVSDFGLAKLAMDANTHITTRVMGTFGYMAPEYASSGKLTEKSDVFSFGVVLLELISGRKPVDTSQPLGEESLVEWARPLISHAMETQEFDGLVDPRLEENYVDSEMFRMIEAAAACVRHSAAKRPKMGQIVRAFDSMDLSNGMKVGDIEVFNSAQQSEEIRLFQRMAFGSRDYSTDFFSQDSWSSEGNQANSSYEYVPKFSNPAS, encoded by the exons ATGTCATCTTCATCTCCGTCACCAAATTCTCCGATTCCCGGTGCTCCTCCACCTCCGCCGGACCTACCTCCATCACCTGCATTGGCTAATCCGCCTCCGCCGCGATCTCCTCCTTCGGTGAGTCCGCCTCCGCCAGACCTTTCTGGTGCATCTCCACCACCAGCCAGAAGTGCGCCACCGCAACTCCCTGATGCCATCGGCCCACCTCCGCCAGACACTTCTAGTTCACCTCCGCCCCAGTTAAACTCATCTCCGCCACCTACCACCATTTCGCCGCCGAATCCCACTCCGCCAACATTGGTATCGCCTCCCACGGCTTCTCCATCACCCGCAGCATCTCCGCCGCCTCCAACTTTGAGTCCTCCTACTCTACCTCCTCCAACAGCATCTCCACCCCCCAGCTCTCCACCACCTCCTACACCATCCGATCCTCCCATTTCACCACCTCCTCCGGTTATAAATCCACCTCCAATCCCTGAAAGTCCACCGCCTGAGCCACCTAAAAATGCTCCACCCCCGCCAACTTCAATACCAGCAGAAAGTTCGCCTCGGCCACCATCTACCTCACCACACCAAAATTCACCTCCACCACCTGCACCTAGAACTCCTGAAAGTTCACCTCCACCACCTGCACGCCGACCTCCTGGAAGTTCACCCCCTCCGCCACCACATAACTCTGAGTCACCTCCCATTCCGCCAGCATCTCCACCATCTTTAAATCCTCCTAACGTTTTATCTCCGCCACCTGTATTGCTAGCATCACCACCGCCTGCATCCACCGTATCCCCATCGTCCTTCTCTCCTCTTCCACTTACCCTTGAGCCACCGGCTAACCCAAACACCAACAATGCAACCGGTAATACTCGGAACAACTTACAATCCCCCAGTAGTGGAGGAATCGGTACCGGAGGTACTGTGGCAATTGCTCTGGTTCTCAGTATCCTATTTCTTGGTGTTTTCGGAACTGCAGCATGCTGTGTGTGGAAGCGCAAGAAAAAGGCGAAT GGGCAAAATGGTGGTCATGTTTTGCCTACTACCATTGATACTTCTCCCGAAGCAG GTTCCAACATGTTGAAGGTGCAAACATCAGCATCCAGCAACGGAGCTGGCTCGGGTATCAGCATTGTTCATTCACCCAATGAGTCAGGTGGGTTTGGAAATTCAAGATCCTGGTTCACCTATGAGGAATTAGTTGAGGCCACGAATGGATTTTCAGCCCAAAATCTTTTGGGGGAAGGTGGATTTGGTTCTGTTTACAAAGGACAACTAGCAGATGGTCGAGAGGTAGCTGTCAAGCAGTTAAAGATCGGTGGACGACAGGGAGAGCGAGAATTCAAATCAGAAGTCGAGATTATAAGTCGTATACACCATCGCCATTTGGTTTCACTTGTTGGTTATTGCATTTCTGAAGACAGAAGGCTTCTTGTCTACGAATACGTTCCCAATAACACTCTACAATTCCATCTTCACG GTCGAGGTAGGCCTGTTATGAATTGGGCCACTCGTGTGAAGATCGCTGTTGGTGCAGCTCGCGGAATAGCTTACCTTAATGAAGATT GTCACCCTCGTATAATCCATAGAGATATCAAATCATCAAATATCCTTCTTGACGACAGTTTCGAAGCACGG GTTTCCGATTTTGGACTTGCTAAGTTAGCTATGGACGCTAACACACACATTACCACACGTGTAATGGGGACATTTGG ATATATGGCTCCTGAGTATGCATCGAGTGGGAAGTTGACTGAAAAATCCGACGTGTTTTCCTTTGGTGTCGTACTTTTGGAGTTGATTTCTGGGCGCAAGCCCGTAGATACGTCTCAGCCTCTAGGAGAGGAGAGCCTAGTCGAATGG GCACGACCTCTGATAAGTCACGCAATGGAGACCCAAGAATTTGATGGGCTGGTGGATCCGAGGCTCGAAGAAAACTACGTTGACAGTGAGATGTTCCGTATGATTGAAGCGGCGGCGGCTTGCGTGCGCCATTCAGCAGCCAAAAGACCCAAGATGGGACAG ATCGTGAGAGCTTTCGACAGCATGGACTTGTCTAATGGGATGAAGGTTGGCGATATTGAAGTTTTTAACTCCGCACAACAGTCTGAAGAAATCAGATTGTTCCAGAGAATGGCATTCGGTAGTCGAGATTATAGCACAGATTTCTTCAGTCAAGATAGCTGGAGCAGCGAAGGGAACCAAGCAAATAGCTCGTACGAGTACGTTCCAAAGTTTTCCAACCCAGCTAGCTGA
- the LOC142555308 gene encoding uncharacterized protein LOC142555308, with the protein MEDRNILAADCIIISCCCQCMILQILIFLLLKLPQKLLRKAKQYARKLRTRKRGTKITHIEVVGYDEDSLRNQGNSSFRIEVEGLSPDGTLRLGCSTDEIERVLVDLSNKGEFCFGSFWGRDQGSRSLSWCLRQEEIDYEDVRPHLIEVFGSSTSLSIHTL; encoded by the coding sequence ATGGAAGACCGAAACATCCTTGCTGCCGACTGCATCATCATATCCTGCTGCTGCCAATGTATGATCCTTCAAATCCTCATCTTCTTACTGCTCAAACTCCCTCAGAAACTTCTGAGAAAAGCTAAACAATATGCCAGGAAACTGCGAACCCGAAAGAGAGGAACAAAGATCACGCATATCGAAGTAGTAGGATATGATGAAGATAGTTTGAGAAACCAAGGGAACAGCTCCTTCAGGATTGAAGTGGAAGGGTTGTCTCCAGATGGAACATTACGGTTAGGTTGTTCCACGGATGAGATCGAGCGGGTTTTGGTCGATCTTTCGAACAAGGGTGAGTTTTGTTTTGGGAGTTTTTGGGGTCGGGATCAGGGTTCAAGGAGCTTAAGTTGGTGTTTGAGACAAGAGGAGATTGATTACGAGGATGTTAGACCTCATTTGATTGAAGTGTTTGGTTCTTCAACTTCCCTTAGCATCCATACTTtgtaa